One genomic segment of Paenibacillus xylanexedens includes these proteins:
- a CDS encoding rhamnulokinase, with the protein MGDQATHVLTADYGAGSGRVVQGSFDGNRLLLQEVHRFNNEPVQLGDGLYWDFLRLFHELKQGIVKGTQGISPSVRSIAVDTWGVDYGLVDGAGRLCSNPRHYREARNAQWMEEVLHLVKEEELYAMSGVLPQQINTVFQLLGSVREQAEDLRLDVRMLFMPDLFHYYLSGQQACEYTIASTSGLLHAGEARWNENLIGRLGIPETLFPKLVQPGTVLGDLTNELCAELRTGPMQVVSVGSHDTASALAAIPAMDSDFAFISCGTWSLMGVERDTPVLDDRSRALGFTNEGTVSGKVRTLKNHSGLWLLQECKRQWERENQLFTHEELIQLATLATPHQSYVSPGDDVYLAPGNMAERIRQQCNLTGQTVPETTGAIVRCILESLALEFRQTLDELQLITGTRPRVIHMVGGGVHNRLLCQFTANAAGVPVVAGPAEATSAGNCMLQFLAHGEVSSLAEVREVMAASFSPETYEPEDTELWQEAYESYQSLNQIKR; encoded by the coding sequence ATGGGCGATCAAGCAACACATGTGCTTACTGCCGATTACGGCGCTGGGAGTGGACGCGTAGTCCAGGGTTCTTTTGATGGAAACAGACTCTTGTTACAAGAAGTGCATCGATTCAACAACGAACCCGTGCAGCTGGGGGACGGATTGTATTGGGATTTCTTGCGACTTTTTCATGAATTAAAGCAAGGCATTGTGAAAGGGACGCAAGGCATCTCTCCATCGGTCCGTTCTATAGCAGTGGATACGTGGGGAGTGGACTATGGACTGGTGGATGGTGCAGGAAGGTTGTGCTCGAACCCACGTCACTACCGGGAAGCGCGTAATGCACAGTGGATGGAAGAAGTTCTGCACCTTGTGAAAGAAGAAGAACTGTATGCCATGTCCGGCGTTCTGCCGCAGCAGATCAATACCGTATTTCAACTGTTAGGCAGTGTACGAGAGCAGGCCGAAGATTTGCGTCTGGATGTGCGCATGTTATTTATGCCGGATTTATTTCACTATTATCTATCCGGTCAGCAGGCTTGTGAGTATACGATTGCGAGTACCAGCGGGCTGTTGCATGCAGGCGAGGCACGTTGGAATGAAAATCTGATCGGGCGTCTCGGTATACCGGAAACATTATTTCCAAAACTCGTTCAACCGGGTACCGTGCTGGGCGATTTAACAAATGAGTTGTGCGCCGAGTTACGGACTGGACCGATGCAGGTAGTCTCTGTGGGCTCACATGATACGGCATCTGCCTTGGCAGCGATTCCTGCGATGGATTCGGATTTTGCTTTTATCAGCTGTGGAACTTGGTCTCTTATGGGTGTGGAGCGTGATACACCTGTATTGGATGACCGAAGTCGTGCATTAGGATTCACCAATGAAGGGACGGTAAGTGGAAAAGTACGCACCCTGAAAAATCATTCAGGCTTGTGGCTGCTACAGGAATGCAAACGGCAATGGGAGCGGGAGAATCAACTTTTTACACATGAAGAACTGATTCAATTGGCTACCTTGGCAACGCCGCATCAAAGTTATGTATCGCCGGGAGATGACGTGTATTTGGCGCCAGGGAATATGGCTGAACGAATACGGCAACAATGCAATCTCACCGGACAGACTGTGCCTGAAACGACTGGAGCGATCGTACGCTGCATTCTGGAAAGTCTTGCACTGGAATTCAGACAGACGCTGGATGAATTGCAGTTGATTACAGGTACAAGACCTCGTGTCATTCATATGGTCGGTGGCGGTGTGCACAATCGACTACTATGCCAGTTTACAGCCAATGCAGCCGGTGTCCCGGTGGTGGCAGGCCCGGCAGAGGCGACTTCAGCCGGGAATTGCATGCTGCAATTCCTTGCGCATGGAGAAGTGAGTAGCTTGGCCGAGGTACGGGAGGTCATGGCTGCTTCCTTTTCCCCCGAGACCTATGAGCCTGAGGATACAGAGCTGTGGCAGGAAGCTTATGAAAGCTACCAAAGTCTGAATCAAATCAAAAGGTAA
- a CDS encoding LacI family DNA-binding transcriptional regulator, whose protein sequence is MITIYDIAKKANVSAMTVSKVINHTGRISSATRERVQQVIDELGYIPNSNARSLVLQRTQMLSLLITDITNPFYTTLARGAEDAAHLRGYRLLFGNSDEDYNKEKDYVDAILSTRVDGVLYAPAGDRSLPHLKQLQERHIPFVFLDRTVPGITSDIIAGDSREGAIELIRYLVQLGHRRIALVNGSSEVSTARLREEGYIAGLREAGADIDPELVLRTGYRDFSDEEGLDRLLSQPDQPTAIFAANNMLAIGVIRLLRKRGLRVPEDISVVCFDDLDLASAFDPFLTVAAQPAYDFGFQGVQMLIDRIEGKAPSEAQTVILPSELRIRASATAPREQE, encoded by the coding sequence ATGATTACCATTTACGATATTGCCAAAAAAGCCAACGTCTCCGCCATGACGGTCTCCAAGGTCATTAATCATACAGGCCGTATAAGTTCCGCGACACGTGAACGTGTGCAACAGGTGATCGACGAACTGGGTTACATCCCGAACTCCAATGCACGCAGCCTTGTGCTTCAACGAACCCAGATGCTCTCCCTGCTTATTACGGATATTACCAACCCTTTTTATACAACACTGGCGCGTGGTGCTGAAGATGCAGCCCATCTTCGTGGGTACCGTCTTTTATTCGGCAATAGTGACGAGGATTACAATAAGGAAAAGGATTACGTGGATGCAATTCTGTCTACTCGTGTGGATGGTGTACTCTATGCCCCTGCGGGGGATCGTTCTCTGCCTCATCTGAAACAGCTGCAGGAACGTCACATTCCGTTTGTCTTTCTGGACCGCACCGTACCTGGTATTACCTCAGATATTATTGCCGGAGATAGCCGGGAAGGCGCGATTGAGCTGATCCGATATCTGGTGCAATTGGGTCACCGGCGCATTGCACTGGTCAATGGTTCTTCGGAGGTTTCTACCGCCAGACTGCGGGAGGAAGGTTATATAGCGGGTTTACGTGAGGCCGGAGCTGATATTGATCCCGAGCTTGTGCTTCGAACCGGGTACCGGGATTTCAGCGATGAAGAGGGACTGGATCGACTACTCTCTCAACCGGATCAACCAACAGCCATTTTTGCCGCCAACAACATGCTGGCGATTGGGGTCATTCGGCTTTTGCGCAAACGAGGACTGCGTGTACCAGAAGACATCTCTGTTGTGTGTTTCGACGATCTGGATCTGGCTTCTGCTTTTGATCCTTTCCTAACTGTAGCTGCACAGCCAGCATATGACTTTGGGTTTCAGGGCGTACAGATGCTGATTGACCGAATTGAGGGCAAGGCCCCTTCCGAAGCCCAAACCGTCATTCTACCGTCAGAACTGCGCATACGGGCTTCAGCTACTGCTCCACGTGAGCAAGAATAG
- a CDS encoding bifunctional transcriptional activator/DNA repair enzyme AdaA, with amino-acid sequence MESRDQDRILPESIDEKYWHAIIHNDNSYDGTFFYGVQTTGIFCRPSCKSRAPKAENVLIFQHVEEALALKFRPCKRCKPTGERVPDQEWIYGITDYIEHHYAEPLTLDVLATVSHGSPYHLHRVFKRITGRTPVQYIQDKRITEARKLLEHTGLTVTDIGRHVGIPNSAYFITVFRKHTGLTPAHYRERHENL; translated from the coding sequence GTGGAAAGTCGAGATCAAGATCGCATACTGCCCGAATCTATAGATGAAAAATACTGGCACGCCATCATCCACAACGATAATTCTTATGATGGAACGTTCTTTTACGGTGTGCAAACAACGGGTATCTTTTGCCGACCTTCCTGTAAGTCCAGAGCACCCAAAGCTGAAAATGTGCTGATATTTCAACATGTTGAAGAAGCGTTAGCATTAAAGTTCAGACCCTGCAAACGTTGCAAACCAACAGGCGAGCGGGTTCCTGATCAGGAGTGGATATACGGGATCACGGATTACATCGAACATCATTACGCCGAACCTCTAACCTTGGATGTCCTTGCCACTGTAAGTCATGGCAGTCCATATCATCTGCATCGTGTGTTCAAGCGGATTACAGGCCGCACACCGGTTCAATATATTCAGGATAAACGAATTACCGAAGCTCGGAAGTTGCTTGAACATACCGGACTTACCGTCACCGATATTGGCCGCCATGTCGGTATACCTAACTCAGCTTATTTCATTACTGTATTTCGCAAACACACAGGTCTCACACCTGCACACTACCGCGAAAGGCATGAGAACTTATGA
- a CDS encoding L-fucose isomerase, whose translation MTHQDYRYKQAFPKIGIRPTIDGRRKGVRESLEEQTMRMATSVAELLAAELRYPDGSAVECVVAETCIGGVAEAAAASELFSRSNVGVTITVTPCWCYGTETMDMSPSIPTAIWGFNGTERPGAVYLAAVLSAHAQKGIPAFGIYGEDVQDGGDTTIPDDVREKLLRFSRAGLAAATLKGQAYLSIGSVSMGIAGSIVNDSFFQEYLGMRNEYVDMSELTRRIEEEIYDPEEYKLALAWVKENCSEGADNNAAHLQTDRKRKEYEWETVVKMTQIVRDLMAGNPRLAELGFTEESMGHHAIVSGFQGQRQWTDHSPNGDFLESILNSSFDWNGKRAPYLVATENDSLNGVSMLFGSLLTHTAQIFADVRTYWSPDSVQRVTGHQLEGNAKDGILHLINSGSAALDGTGQQSRDGKPVLKPFWEITDEEVQDCLKATSWRPASVEYFRGGGYSADFLTKGGMPVTMTRLNLVKGLGPVLQIAQGYTVDLPEDVHDTLDQRTDPTWPSTWFAPVLTGSGAFTSVYEVMNQWGANHGSISYGHIGADLITLASMLRIPVNMHNVPESEIFRPRAWGLFGTSEPESADYRACSVFGPLYR comes from the coding sequence ATGACACACCAGGATTATCGTTATAAACAGGCTTTCCCCAAGATTGGTATTCGTCCCACGATTGATGGAAGACGCAAGGGTGTTCGGGAGTCACTGGAAGAGCAAACGATGCGGATGGCGACATCTGTTGCGGAACTGCTTGCAGCCGAACTGCGTTATCCTGACGGGTCCGCGGTGGAATGTGTTGTGGCCGAGACCTGTATTGGCGGAGTGGCCGAAGCGGCCGCAGCATCAGAACTATTCAGTCGTTCCAACGTTGGCGTAACGATCACCGTGACACCGTGCTGGTGTTATGGTACGGAAACGATGGATATGTCACCATCCATTCCTACTGCTATCTGGGGGTTTAACGGGACTGAACGTCCGGGTGCAGTCTATCTGGCAGCGGTACTTTCTGCTCATGCACAGAAGGGGATTCCTGCCTTTGGAATCTATGGAGAGGATGTTCAGGACGGCGGGGATACAACGATTCCCGATGACGTGCGTGAGAAATTGCTCCGGTTCAGCCGTGCGGGACTTGCAGCCGCGACCTTGAAAGGGCAAGCCTATCTGTCTATTGGATCAGTATCCATGGGGATTGCAGGCTCAATTGTGAACGATTCATTTTTCCAGGAGTATCTGGGCATGCGTAATGAATACGTGGATATGAGTGAACTCACTCGTCGTATCGAAGAAGAAATCTACGACCCCGAGGAGTATAAGCTCGCACTGGCCTGGGTGAAGGAGAATTGTAGCGAAGGTGCGGACAACAACGCTGCCCATCTGCAAACGGATCGCAAACGCAAAGAGTACGAATGGGAAACAGTCGTGAAAATGACCCAAATCGTGCGTGACTTGATGGCTGGCAATCCAAGATTGGCAGAGCTTGGTTTTACAGAGGAATCGATGGGTCATCACGCGATTGTATCCGGCTTCCAGGGACAACGGCAGTGGACGGATCATTCTCCGAACGGAGATTTTCTCGAGTCGATATTGAATTCTTCCTTTGACTGGAATGGCAAACGTGCGCCTTATCTGGTTGCAACGGAAAATGACAGCCTGAACGGTGTATCGATGTTATTCGGTTCGTTGCTCACACATACGGCTCAGATCTTCGCTGATGTGCGTACGTATTGGAGTCCGGATTCGGTACAGCGTGTGACGGGACATCAGTTGGAAGGAAATGCGAAGGACGGCATTCTGCATCTGATCAACTCTGGTTCGGCAGCCTTGGATGGCACTGGACAACAGTCCAGAGATGGTAAGCCTGTACTCAAGCCTTTCTGGGAAATTACAGATGAGGAAGTTCAGGACTGCCTAAAAGCAACATCATGGAGACCGGCATCCGTAGAGTATTTCCGCGGGGGCGGCTATTCAGCGGATTTCCTGACCAAAGGCGGCATGCCTGTAACGATGACACGTCTGAATCTGGTCAAAGGACTGGGTCCAGTGTTGCAAATCGCTCAGGGTTACACGGTTGATCTGCCTGAAGATGTGCATGATACGCTGGATCAGCGGACAGATCCAACCTGGCCATCCACCTGGTTTGCACCTGTTCTAACCGGATCAGGAGCGTTTACTTCCGTATACGAAGTCATGAATCAATGGGGCGCCAACCATGGCTCCATCTCGTATGGACACATCGGTGCTGATCTGATTACGCTCGCTTCCATGCTTCGCATTCCGGTAAACATGCACAATGTCCCAGAATCGGAGATTTTCCGTCCGCGTGCATGGGGATTATTCGGCACAAGTGAGCCGGAGAGCGCAGACTACCGTGCTTGCAGTGTGTTTGGCCCGTTGTATCGTTAA
- a CDS encoding NAD-dependent epimerase/dehydratase family protein: MNKVLILGGTRFFGKRLVDHLLWEGKSQITVATRGKTDVDFGPEVNRIKMDREDPESLAEVAQTDMWDVVYDNICYSPDAAKAACEAFAGRTKRYVLTSTLSVYGDPRPGFKETDFDPYTYPLQYGSAEDFSYGEGKRLAEAVFFQEADFPVVAMRIPIVLGIDDYTRRLHFHIEHVQKGKPIGMPNPDAEIGFINSTEAARFLAWLGHSSITGPVNAASKGAITLSAMIHLIETVTGMQSQILTETVKEDMSPFGIEQSWTMETTKAEQAGYTFEPLMEWFPGLVREVALALQSER; the protein is encoded by the coding sequence ATGAATAAAGTTCTTATACTTGGGGGTACACGTTTTTTCGGTAAACGTCTGGTGGATCACTTGCTGTGGGAAGGGAAGTCTCAGATCACAGTCGCAACTCGTGGTAAAACGGATGTTGACTTCGGACCCGAAGTAAACCGAATCAAGATGGATCGTGAAGACCCGGAATCTCTGGCAGAGGTTGCACAGACAGACATGTGGGATGTTGTGTACGATAATATCTGTTATTCCCCAGATGCGGCGAAAGCGGCATGTGAAGCTTTTGCAGGACGCACCAAAAGATACGTTCTGACATCCACACTCTCGGTGTACGGTGATCCCAGACCTGGATTTAAGGAAACGGATTTTGACCCGTATACATATCCATTACAGTATGGGAGTGCAGAGGATTTTTCGTATGGAGAAGGCAAACGGCTTGCGGAGGCTGTATTTTTCCAGGAAGCAGATTTCCCGGTTGTGGCGATGCGCATTCCCATTGTACTCGGGATCGATGATTATACGAGAAGACTTCATTTTCATATTGAACATGTGCAAAAAGGAAAACCGATCGGCATGCCAAATCCGGATGCAGAGATTGGATTCATTAATTCCACTGAAGCGGCAAGATTTCTCGCTTGGCTTGGGCATTCGTCCATTACTGGTCCGGTGAATGCAGCTTCCAAGGGCGCGATTACGCTGTCAGCCATGATACATCTGATCGAGACGGTCACGGGCATGCAGTCCCAGATCCTCACGGAAACGGTGAAAGAGGACATGTCACCCTTCGGAATTGAGCAATCATGGACGATGGAGACGACCAAAGCTGAACAAGCGGGATATACGTTTGAACCTCTAATGGAATGGTTCCCGGGACTCGTTCGTGAGGTTGCTTTAGCATTACAGTCTGAGCGGTAG
- a CDS encoding Gfo/Idh/MocA family protein, whose product MVRFGVVGTNWITERLLEAAAQVEGFKLTAVYSRTEDKANAFADKYDVEHRFTDLEELAASDVIDAVYIATPNTVHAEQAELFLRNGKHVLCEKPLAANSAEVRSMIDTAREHEVLLMEAMKSTLVPQFKMVQKSLHKIGPVRKYVAGYSQYSSRYDKYKEGIVLNAFKPELANGALMDLGVYCLYPLITLFGAPNRVQSQAMMLESGVDGQGSVLLDYDGMDAVVTYSKISNSHLPSEIMGELGSIIIDKIGSPEHAEIRYNDGTVEKLTVEQNHPAMYYEVEEFVNLVQQGRKESDMNTYERSYVTMQVMDQIRKQIGLVFPND is encoded by the coding sequence ATGGTTCGTTTTGGAGTAGTGGGTACCAACTGGATTACAGAAAGGCTTCTTGAAGCCGCAGCACAGGTTGAAGGATTCAAATTAACCGCCGTGTATTCAAGAACTGAAGATAAGGCTAATGCATTCGCAGATAAATATGATGTTGAACACCGCTTCACCGATCTGGAAGAGTTGGCAGCAAGTGATGTGATTGATGCAGTCTACATCGCAACACCAAATACGGTTCATGCGGAGCAGGCTGAGCTTTTTCTGAGAAACGGTAAACATGTATTGTGCGAGAAACCTCTGGCTGCAAATAGCGCCGAAGTTCGGAGTATGATCGATACAGCACGAGAACACGAGGTTCTGCTCATGGAAGCGATGAAATCTACCCTTGTTCCCCAGTTCAAAATGGTGCAGAAGAGCCTGCATAAAATCGGTCCTGTCCGCAAATACGTAGCAGGATACTCTCAGTATTCTTCGCGTTACGACAAGTACAAAGAGGGGATTGTCCTGAACGCGTTCAAGCCTGAACTCGCTAATGGGGCGTTAATGGATCTCGGTGTGTATTGTCTCTATCCATTGATTACATTGTTCGGTGCACCTAACCGGGTTCAATCCCAAGCGATGATGCTGGAATCTGGTGTGGATGGACAAGGTAGCGTGCTGCTGGACTATGATGGAATGGATGCGGTCGTTACATACTCCAAAATCTCCAACTCTCATCTACCAAGCGAAATCATGGGTGAGCTGGGCAGCATCATCATTGACAAGATTGGTTCACCGGAACATGCAGAGATACGATACAATGACGGTACGGTGGAGAAGCTCACAGTCGAACAAAACCATCCGGCGATGTATTATGAAGTGGAGGAGTTCGTGAATCTGGTTCAGCAAGGCCGTAAGGAATCTGACATGAACACGTATGAACGCTCCTATGTTACGATGCAGGTCATGGATCAGATTCGGAAGCAGATTGGGCTTGTGTTCCCTAACGATTGA
- a CDS encoding SAM-dependent methyltransferase yields MSRDELSNNGEHQKNSGEDQESNDSGGLELKQIVFIGRTFEEYMKMFNLTVDEINGKSILDCPGGACSFSSQARKLGANPMAVDMAYEYEIDELEVKGFQDIEHTMKQMESVQSIYVWDQFGSIQGLKEERTRAITDCIADMRKFPDRYVASVLPDLPFADKQFDLTLSAHFLFTYADRLDVDFHVATVMELLRVTKQEVRIFPTVDLSGERYKHMDELKLILEERGCTVSEEPTSYEFQRNAHTMLQIVKHNRTR; encoded by the coding sequence ATGAGCAGAGATGAGCTGAGCAACAATGGAGAGCATCAGAAGAACAGCGGAGAAGATCAGGAGTCCAATGATTCTGGCGGTTTGGAACTGAAACAGATTGTTTTCATAGGAAGAACCTTCGAGGAATATATGAAGATGTTCAACTTAACGGTGGACGAGATTAATGGCAAGTCTATTCTGGATTGTCCAGGTGGAGCGTGTTCATTCAGTAGCCAGGCGCGCAAATTGGGTGCCAACCCCATGGCCGTGGATATGGCCTACGAATATGAGATCGACGAGCTTGAAGTAAAGGGATTTCAGGACATTGAGCATACGATGAAACAGATGGAATCGGTGCAAAGCATATATGTGTGGGATCAATTTGGATCAATCCAGGGGTTAAAGGAAGAGCGAACTCGTGCCATCACAGATTGCATCGCAGATATGAGAAAGTTTCCTGACCGTTATGTGGCGTCTGTGCTCCCGGATCTACCCTTTGCCGATAAACAGTTCGATCTGACGTTATCCGCCCATTTCCTGTTTACGTATGCGGATCGATTGGATGTTGATTTTCATGTTGCAACCGTGATGGAACTGCTGCGTGTGACCAAACAAGAGGTTCGCATTTTTCCAACAGTGGATCTGTCTGGCGAACGTTACAAACACATGGATGAGTTGAAATTAATACTCGAAGAGCGTGGGTGCACGGTATCCGAAGAACCAACTTCATATGAGTTTCAACGGAATGCTCACACCATGCTTCAAATTGTTAAACATAATCGAACAAGATAG
- a CDS encoding ThuA domain-containing protein produces the protein MSKALIVWGGWDGHEPEQVAAIFERILKEEQFEVEVSNTLESYADAEKLLGLDLIVPLWTMGQIEQELVNNVSAAVQSGVGLAGLHGGMCDAFRNNVDWQFMTGGQWVAHPGNDGVEYMVNMKRGSSPLLDHIEDFQVKSEQYYLHVDPAVEVLATTRFPVVTGPHAANGPVDMPVVWTKRWGAGRVFYNSLGHHADIVDMKPVTEMMRSGFKWTAAGKELAKSRVSAATEVYTGMADNQN, from the coding sequence ATGAGTAAAGCACTGATTGTATGGGGCGGCTGGGATGGACATGAACCGGAGCAGGTAGCAGCGATTTTTGAGCGTATTTTGAAGGAAGAGCAGTTTGAGGTTGAAGTCTCAAATACGTTGGAGTCTTATGCGGATGCCGAGAAGCTACTAGGTCTGGATCTGATCGTACCATTGTGGACAATGGGACAGATTGAGCAAGAACTGGTCAATAACGTATCAGCGGCTGTCCAGAGCGGTGTTGGCTTGGCTGGTCTTCATGGCGGGATGTGTGATGCCTTCCGAAATAACGTGGACTGGCAGTTTATGACGGGTGGACAATGGGTTGCTCATCCAGGTAACGATGGTGTGGAGTATATGGTGAACATGAAGCGTGGCTCTAGCCCGTTATTGGATCATATTGAAGATTTTCAGGTGAAAAGTGAACAGTACTACCTGCACGTAGACCCGGCAGTGGAAGTGCTGGCAACAACTCGTTTCCCAGTGGTAACTGGTCCGCATGCAGCGAATGGGCCTGTAGATATGCCTGTTGTCTGGACGAAACGCTGGGGCGCAGGACGGGTATTCTACAACTCACTGGGACACCATGCAGACATTGTAGACATGAAACCCGTGACTGAAATGATGCGCAGTGGATTCAAATGGACAGCAGCAGGCAAAGAGCTTGCCAAGAGTCGAGTAAGTGCAGCAACCGAAGTGTACACAGGTATGGCGGATAACCAGAACTAA
- a CDS encoding SPL family radical SAM protein, with amino-acid sequence MKTNLTYKVPKTLLNKGTGFLNGYTHTLNPYTGCAFGCSYCYVRQMPVSLFRKEDWGGWVDVKQEASRVFAKELQRALTKGKVTLFMSSSTDPYQPAEYKECITRSLLETMVQHPPDFVLVQTRSPLVTRDIDLLQQLGDRVRVSMTVETDLDDMRKHFSPSAPPIAGRLRALEQLRDAGIPTQVAIAPVLPSSEQFVAILRPLVQRVCIDDYFMGDGSEGKRTRRLGMESLYQQVGMEHWYHPDAYQTVVQRMKDYFAEDEIWISQAGFEP; translated from the coding sequence ATGAAGACAAATCTTACTTACAAAGTACCCAAAACGTTACTCAACAAGGGGACAGGGTTCCTTAATGGATATACACATACACTGAATCCTTACACAGGCTGCGCCTTCGGTTGTTCTTATTGTTATGTCAGACAGATGCCTGTCTCCCTATTTCGTAAAGAGGATTGGGGGGGCTGGGTGGATGTAAAACAAGAGGCCTCCCGGGTGTTCGCCAAAGAGTTGCAGCGTGCCCTGACCAAAGGGAAAGTTACTCTGTTCATGTCATCCAGTACCGACCCGTATCAACCCGCCGAATACAAGGAGTGTATCACGCGTTCATTACTTGAAACGATGGTACAGCATCCTCCAGATTTCGTATTAGTCCAGACCCGCAGTCCACTCGTTACCCGGGATATAGATCTGTTACAGCAGTTAGGTGACCGGGTTCGGGTCAGCATGACGGTGGAGACAGATCTGGACGATATGCGGAAGCATTTCAGTCCTTCCGCTCCCCCAATTGCAGGCCGATTACGTGCACTGGAACAGTTGCGGGATGCCGGAATACCCACGCAGGTTGCGATTGCTCCCGTATTACCCAGCAGTGAACAGTTTGTAGCCATCTTGAGACCTCTGGTTCAGCGTGTATGCATTGACGATTATTTCATGGGTGATGGTAGCGAAGGCAAGCGCACCCGCCGACTCGGTATGGAGTCGCTCTATCAGCAAGTGGGGATGGAGCATTGGTATCATCCAGATGCGTATCAGACTGTAGTTCAGCGGATGAAAGACTATTTTGCCGAGGATGAGATCTGGATCAGTCAGGCGGGATTTGAGCCCTAA
- a CDS encoding Gfo/Idh/MocA family protein, producing the protein MKTMKVGIIGCGKISGIYMENCHRFEVLELVAVADLDRKRAEEQAAAYNVPNVYSVDELLADREIELIINLTIPSVHADVCLRALESGKHVYVEKPLAVTREEGQAVLETAKRKGLLVGCAPETFFGSGIQTSLQLVEEGVIGKPVAATAFMMSRGHEHWHPDPEFYYASGGGPMFDMGPYYLTALVQLMGPIKSIAGMTGKAMEERTITSEKKRGQTVPVEIPTHVTGLLQFEQGAIGTLITSFDVFGGSALPPIEIYGTHGTLQVPDPNTFGGPVRYRLLGEHEWTEVPLLPGYQENTRGIGVADMAYAAHSGRAHRASGELAYHVLEAMWAFHDSSDEQTFYQMKSSCQRPAALPVELPLYTLDK; encoded by the coding sequence ATGAAAACAATGAAAGTAGGCATTATTGGCTGCGGTAAAATCAGCGGTATTTATATGGAAAACTGTCACCGGTTCGAGGTGCTGGAACTTGTTGCTGTTGCGGATCTTGATCGAAAACGTGCCGAAGAGCAGGCTGCTGCTTATAACGTGCCTAACGTATACAGCGTCGACGAACTCTTGGCTGATCGCGAGATTGAGCTGATCATCAACTTGACCATTCCTTCCGTTCATGCGGATGTATGCTTGCGGGCACTTGAATCTGGCAAACATGTTTATGTAGAAAAACCACTCGCTGTTACCCGTGAAGAAGGGCAGGCCGTACTCGAAACAGCCAAGCGTAAAGGATTACTCGTGGGCTGTGCACCAGAAACGTTCTTCGGTTCAGGCATCCAGACTTCACTTCAATTGGTGGAGGAAGGGGTCATCGGCAAACCGGTGGCGGCGACCGCATTTATGATGAGCCGTGGTCATGAACACTGGCATCCTGATCCGGAGTTTTATTACGCCTCTGGCGGTGGGCCAATGTTTGACATGGGTCCGTACTATCTCACCGCATTGGTTCAACTAATGGGACCGATCAAGTCAATTGCAGGCATGACGGGTAAAGCCATGGAAGAGCGGACGATTACGAGTGAGAAAAAGAGGGGCCAGACGGTTCCCGTCGAAATTCCAACTCACGTTACCGGTCTGTTACAGTTTGAACAGGGAGCCATTGGCACACTGATTACAAGTTTTGACGTATTTGGCGGAAGTGCATTGCCACCGATTGAGATATATGGCACGCACGGTACATTGCAGGTACCTGACCCTAACACCTTTGGTGGTCCGGTTCGTTATCGCTTGCTGGGTGAACATGAATGGACGGAAGTTCCGCTTCTCCCAGGATATCAGGAAAATACACGCGGCATCGGTGTGGCAGATATGGCCTATGCAGCACATAGTGGACGTGCACACCGTGCGAGTGGGGAGCTGGCATACCACGTACTTGAGGCCATGTGGGCATTCCACGATTCATCGGATGAACAGACGTTCTACCAGATGAAAAGTTCATGTCAGCGCCCGGCTGCGTTGCCGGTGGAACTGCCATTGTATACATTGGATAAATAA